Proteins encoded in a region of the Halodesulfovibrio marinisediminis DSM 17456 genome:
- a CDS encoding amino acid ABC transporter permease, whose translation MSVEKKEVRIAVTDGMLIPSGKDKSVVTAWSISLAFAICSIIYLCVKNPDPYLDILKFLPDGILVTFEVTISAILLTIPIGLATGMGRLSENKIINLIASTYVEIIRGIPLLVQLFFIYYAIGEFIQLPDLTAAIIAMSVCYGAYMGEVFRAGIDAVDSGQTEAARSLGFNKTETMFMVILPQAWRTILPPVGNEFIALLKDSSLVSILAVSELLRRGREYASVTFNYFECYLLVALIYLVITLLLSKGVSIMENKLNYYDD comes from the coding sequence ATGAGCGTAGAAAAAAAAGAAGTACGCATTGCCGTTACTGACGGTATGCTTATCCCATCCGGAAAGGACAAAAGTGTAGTTACTGCATGGAGCATCTCACTTGCTTTTGCAATCTGCTCCATCATTTACCTTTGCGTTAAAAATCCGGACCCGTACCTTGATATTCTGAAATTTTTGCCAGACGGAATTCTGGTTACATTTGAAGTTACAATCAGCGCAATTCTACTCACGATTCCTATCGGACTTGCCACCGGTATGGGACGATTGTCTGAAAATAAGATCATCAACCTTATTGCTTCAACCTATGTAGAAATTATCCGTGGTATTCCACTTCTGGTTCAACTATTTTTCATCTACTATGCAATCGGTGAATTCATTCAATTACCTGACCTTACCGCGGCTATCATCGCCATGTCAGTCTGTTACGGCGCATACATGGGCGAAGTATTCCGCGCAGGCATTGACGCAGTTGACTCCGGTCAGACCGAAGCAGCCCGTTCCCTTGGTTTTAACAAAACTGAAACCATGTTCATGGTAATTCTTCCACAGGCCTGGAGAACTATTCTTCCACCTGTCGGTAACGAATTCATCGCGCTGCTGAAAGACTCCTCTCTCGTCTCCATTCTCGCAGTATCCGAATTACTGCGTCGAGGCAGAGAATACGCGTCTGTTACATTTAACTATTTTGAATGTTACCTTCTGGTAGCTCTCATCTACCTTGTGATTACCCTGCTTCTTTCTAAGGGGGTAAGCATCATGGAAAACAAACTGAATTACTATGACGACTAA
- the tpx gene encoding thiol peroxidase codes for MIERSGIITFQGNGLTLVGSPLEVGDAAPDFSVLTTELAPKSLEDYKGKVILLVTVPSLDTPVCDVEARRFNQEAANLHGDIKVLTVSTDLPFAQARWCGAAGINAVEVLSDHKELSLGHAYGVAIKELRLLARSVFVIDRNQKIVYSQIVPEVTDEPDYEAAIQAAQAAL; via the coding sequence ATGATTGAACGTTCCGGCATCATCACTTTTCAAGGCAACGGTCTGACTCTCGTAGGTTCACCACTAGAAGTTGGTGATGCTGCTCCAGACTTCTCCGTTCTCACTACTGAATTAGCACCCAAGAGCCTTGAAGATTACAAAGGCAAAGTTATTCTCCTAGTAACTGTTCCTTCTCTTGATACTCCGGTCTGCGACGTTGAAGCACGTCGCTTCAACCAGGAGGCAGCAAACCTTCATGGCGATATTAAGGTATTAACAGTTTCTACTGACCTTCCGTTTGCACAAGCGCGCTGGTGCGGTGCTGCAGGAATTAATGCTGTTGAAGTACTTTCTGACCACAAAGAGCTCTCCCTTGGCCATGCATACGGAGTTGCAATTAAAGAACTCCGGCTCCTGGCACGTTCCGTATTCGTCATCGATCGTAACCAGAAGATTGTTTACTCCCAGATTGTACCGGAAGTAACTGACGAACCAGATTACGAAGCCGCAATTCAAGCTGCACAAGCAGCGTTATAG
- a CDS encoding cupin domain-containing protein: MHKSSILKNAVFNPDRVHERLIHESENAKIKSLHIKAGQEIPVQERKELGETMIVVLSGEGQLLGKHGVLDTLVRGDVVVADLRVPHGLRAKRDMTILASYTPAQENQEEL, encoded by the coding sequence ATGCATAAAAGTAGTATTTTGAAAAATGCGGTGTTTAATCCGGACAGGGTGCATGAACGACTTATACATGAATCGGAAAATGCCAAGATTAAGAGCCTGCACATAAAAGCAGGTCAGGAAATTCCAGTCCAAGAGCGAAAAGAACTGGGAGAAACTATGATAGTTGTCTTGAGTGGTGAAGGTCAGTTGCTGGGAAAACATGGCGTGCTCGATACACTTGTCCGTGGCGATGTGGTAGTTGCTGACTTACGTGTACCTCATGGGTTGCGGGCAAAGAGGGATATGACCATTCTGGCCAGCTATACTCCTGCACAAGAAAATCAAGAAGAGTTGTAA
- the mlaD gene encoding outer membrane lipid asymmetry maintenance protein MlaD: MKSYSKETAVGIFVLICLLCVGYLTIKLGKMQLGASNTYTVYAKFESAAGLRAGAGVEIAGVPVGKVAAVTLDQENYLAEVALAIENDVQLGDDVIASIKTSGLIGDKYIKLTPGGSPDLLENGSEITDTESAVDIEELISKYVFGGV; this comes from the coding sequence ATGAAATCATACTCAAAAGAAACCGCTGTGGGCATTTTTGTTTTAATCTGCCTACTTTGCGTCGGATATTTGACCATTAAGCTTGGTAAAATGCAGCTTGGGGCTTCCAACACATATACGGTTTACGCGAAATTTGAATCAGCAGCAGGGCTACGCGCCGGAGCAGGGGTGGAAATAGCCGGTGTACCTGTAGGTAAAGTTGCCGCGGTAACACTTGACCAGGAAAACTATCTTGCAGAAGTTGCCCTTGCGATTGAAAACGACGTCCAGCTAGGTGACGACGTAATCGCATCTATCAAGACAAGCGGTCTTATTGGTGATAAATACATCAAGCTTACGCCTGGAGGTTCTCCTGACCTGTTAGAAAACGGCAGTGAAATCACTGATACTGAATCTGCTGTTGACATCGAAGAACTCATTAGCAAGTACGTATTTGGCGGAGTTTAA
- a CDS encoding amino acid ABC transporter ATP-binding protein, with protein sequence MTTNPIIQVENVYKFFGQLTALNDVSLNINSGEKVVILGPSGSGKSTLLRSINRLEKIDKGHIIVDGQDITAPECNINNVRQELGMVFQSFNLFPHKTVLGNLTMAPMRLKKMPKDEAESIALDLLKKVGISDKAHVYPAKLSGGQQQRVAIARALAMNPKIMLFDEPTSALDPEMIGEVLDVMTSLAKEGMTMVCVTHEMGFAREVADRLVFMDHGEIIEQGTPEEFFTNPKHPRLKQFLEQIL encoded by the coding sequence ATGACGACTAATCCAATCATCCAAGTAGAAAACGTCTACAAGTTTTTTGGACAGCTCACAGCGCTTAATGATGTAAGCCTGAACATTAACTCAGGTGAAAAAGTCGTTATCCTCGGGCCATCTGGTTCTGGTAAGTCAACATTATTACGCTCCATCAACCGTCTTGAAAAAATAGACAAAGGGCACATCATTGTAGACGGTCAGGATATTACTGCACCGGAATGCAACATTAACAATGTGCGCCAGGAGCTGGGCATGGTGTTCCAGAGCTTTAACCTGTTCCCACATAAAACTGTGCTGGGCAACCTGACTATGGCTCCGATGCGTCTTAAAAAGATGCCTAAAGATGAAGCAGAGTCCATCGCACTCGATCTTCTCAAAAAGGTAGGCATTTCAGATAAAGCGCATGTATACCCAGCCAAGCTGTCCGGTGGTCAGCAGCAGCGTGTAGCTATTGCACGTGCGCTCGCTATGAACCCGAAAATCATGCTTTTCGATGAACCTACATCTGCACTCGACCCTGAAATGATCGGGGAAGTACTTGATGTTATGACTAGCCTCGCCAAAGAAGGCATGACCATGGTTTGCGTAACCCACGAAATGGGCTTCGCCCGTGAGGTGGCTGACCGTCTCGTCTTCATGGATCACGGTGAAATCATCGAACAAGGGACACCTGAAGAATTCTTCACAAATCCTAAGCATCCTCGACTCAAGCAATTTCTTGAGCAGATCCTCTAA
- a CDS encoding basic amino acid ABC transporter substrate-binding protein, whose protein sequence is MLKKLVLALVVVAMTASFAFAQKTIVIAHDATWPPMEFVDANKNIVGYSVDYCDAIAKELGLTVEHKSVAWDGIFAGLVGRKYDMISSSVSITPERQKKFDFSDPYFEVTQAVILPKDATSASLADLKGKTLGGQIGTTGVFMAKRAEGINTKEYDEIGFAIEALNTNRIDGVICDDAIAADYVLRNPKYAGKFKLAFIVKSDKPEYYGFVVKKGNKELLDLLNKGIKAVKAKGIEAELRKKWIGQ, encoded by the coding sequence ATGCTGAAAAAATTAGTTCTTGCGCTGGTAGTTGTTGCAATGACCGCTTCCTTCGCATTCGCACAGAAAACAATCGTGATTGCACACGACGCAACTTGGCCTCCAATGGAATTTGTTGACGCTAATAAAAACATTGTTGGTTACTCTGTTGACTACTGTGATGCTATTGCTAAAGAACTCGGCCTTACAGTCGAGCATAAAAGTGTTGCATGGGATGGCATTTTCGCTGGCTTAGTTGGCAGAAAATACGACATGATTTCTTCATCCGTATCCATCACACCTGAGCGCCAGAAGAAGTTTGACTTCTCTGATCCATACTTTGAAGTAACTCAGGCTGTAATTCTTCCAAAAGACGCAACCAGTGCTTCTCTTGCAGACCTCAAGGGCAAAACCCTTGGCGGCCAGATCGGTACTACCGGCGTATTTATGGCTAAACGTGCTGAAGGCATTAACACCAAAGAATACGACGAAATCGGCTTTGCTATTGAAGCTCTTAACACTAACCGTATCGACGGTGTAATTTGTGACGACGCAATCGCAGCTGACTACGTTCTGCGTAACCCTAAATACGCAGGCAAATTCAAGCTCGCATTCATCGTTAAGTCTGATAAGCCTGAATACTACGGTTTCGTAGTAAAAAAAGGTAACAAAGAACTTCTCGATCTCCTCAACAAAGGTATCAAGGCAGTAAAAGCTAAAGGTATTGAAGCCGAACTTCGCAAGAAGTGGATCGGTCAATAA
- a CDS encoding ABC transporter ATP-binding protein — MPTTTWDIELKDLWGGYNNTKILKGINGSLPAGKISVILGGSGCGKSTLLRHILGLNRPMEGSIHIGGHDFFAVDSKQFRKIRRRMGVLFQDGALLGSLTLGENVGLPLAEHTKLPQETIRKIVLHKLGLVGLADYIDYYPNELSGGMRKRAGLARAIVMDPQILLCDEPTSGLDPINAAEMDQLLLSMKEHFPAMSIVVVSHDLESLYNIADNVLVINQGQAAYCGNLEGLKSSEETYLKQLLGRQPNSVKQPTIDLGADVQAELSKWLEK, encoded by the coding sequence ATGCCAACAACTACTTGGGACATTGAGCTAAAAGACCTTTGGGGCGGGTACAACAATACTAAAATCCTTAAAGGGATCAATGGGTCGCTTCCGGCAGGAAAAATCTCCGTCATTCTTGGCGGCTCCGGTTGCGGTAAGTCCACCCTGCTTCGGCATATTCTCGGGTTGAACCGTCCAATGGAAGGAAGCATCCACATTGGTGGACACGACTTTTTTGCAGTGGACTCAAAGCAATTCAGAAAAATCCGCCGTCGTATGGGAGTACTTTTTCAGGACGGTGCCCTACTCGGTTCCCTGACTCTCGGTGAAAATGTAGGGTTACCACTGGCAGAGCACACCAAACTTCCGCAGGAGACCATCCGTAAAATTGTACTGCACAAACTCGGACTTGTCGGTCTTGCGGATTACATAGACTACTATCCTAATGAGCTTTCCGGAGGCATGCGTAAACGTGCAGGACTTGCACGGGCAATTGTAATGGATCCACAAATTCTGTTGTGCGACGAACCAACTTCCGGTCTCGACCCGATTAACGCAGCTGAAATGGATCAACTACTGCTGAGCATGAAAGAACACTTCCCTGCCATGTCTATTGTAGTAGTAAGCCACGACTTAGAAAGTCTGTACAACATTGCCGACAATGTTCTCGTCATTAATCAAGGACAGGCTGCATACTGCGGTAACCTTGAAGGCTTAAAGAGCAGTGAAGAGACCTACTTAAAACAGCTTCTCGGACGCCAGCCGAACAGCGTAAAGCAGCCTACAATCGACCTTGGAGCGGATGTTCAGGCAGAACTATCTAAATGGCTTGAAAAGTAG
- a CDS encoding cupin domain-containing protein, which translates to MRKNRIPESRSFTPDRMHVQLVHESENVKVMNFNLKAGQEMPVHSHNIDGELVMVVLSGEGELLGESGVLDSIAAGDVLICEIKVPHGVRASKDMSLVVTIAPPI; encoded by the coding sequence ATGCGTAAAAATAGAATTCCTGAAAGTCGTAGTTTTACTCCAGATAGGATGCATGTGCAGTTAGTGCATGAATCTGAAAACGTAAAAGTGATGAACTTTAACCTTAAGGCCGGACAGGAAATGCCTGTGCATTCGCATAATATTGATGGGGAACTTGTCATGGTCGTGCTTAGCGGTGAGGGAGAGCTTTTAGGCGAGTCTGGCGTACTGGATTCGATTGCCGCGGGTGATGTTTTAATTTGTGAAATTAAAGTGCCTCACGGGGTTCGAGCCTCAAAAGACATGAGTCTTGTTGTAACTATTGCACCTCCAATTTAA
- a CDS encoding SPOR domain-containing protein, with protein sequence MGFAPTTSKDKDTGKKIFTFSLRLPELIGLNVIILVGFVWVFIFGLLVGRGYQPEEAVPELKHIMPSQQVAKAPPVPVEQNIGAKNSTQSSKKTSAALPQSTQQPTSVAEKKGSVIEPEQLNFFEQLKAKEASNSPATAPKPKTAHVAAKRPAPTPVVAEQVVPMPKKVATANQPAQKKEAALEKNTATFEYIYQVAASTNKEAATKLRNTISAKGFTTSLATAVIKTTKWYRVNVHFIGTPEDLSTFKSRLAGAGYNKPLLRKKKQR encoded by the coding sequence ATGGGCTTTGCACCGACTACATCAAAAGATAAAGACACAGGGAAAAAGATTTTCACTTTTTCCCTGCGTCTTCCTGAACTGATTGGCCTGAATGTTATCATTCTTGTCGGCTTTGTCTGGGTCTTTATCTTCGGCCTTCTTGTAGGTCGCGGGTACCAGCCGGAAGAAGCTGTTCCTGAACTGAAGCATATTATGCCTTCACAACAAGTTGCAAAAGCTCCCCCTGTGCCTGTTGAACAGAACATAGGTGCAAAAAACTCTACACAGTCCAGCAAAAAAACATCCGCAGCGCTTCCTCAAAGCACTCAACAGCCAACCTCAGTTGCTGAAAAAAAAGGAAGCGTAATTGAACCTGAGCAGCTAAACTTCTTTGAACAGTTAAAAGCCAAAGAAGCGTCAAATAGTCCTGCCACTGCACCAAAACCTAAAACAGCACATGTTGCTGCAAAGCGTCCTGCGCCTACTCCTGTTGTTGCCGAACAGGTTGTACCAATGCCTAAAAAGGTAGCAACAGCCAACCAGCCTGCACAAAAAAAAGAAGCAGCGCTTGAAAAAAACACTGCCACTTTTGAGTACATCTATCAGGTTGCCGCTTCCACCAACAAAGAGGCTGCTACAAAATTACGCAACACCATATCTGCCAAAGGGTTCACAACTTCACTGGCAACTGCGGTAATTAAAACTACTAAATGGTATCGCGTAAACGTCCATTTTATCGGGACTCCTGAAGATCTTTCAACCTTCAAAAGTCGGCTTGCAGGCGCAGGGTACAACAAGCCTTTGCTGAGAAAGAAAAAACAACGTTAA
- a CDS encoding dihydrolipoyl dehydrogenase family protein produces MTKVEKPDVFIIGSGPAGGAVARTCVAEGKKVVVADYQPFGGTCPLRGCEPKKFLFDVTNVALRRKHMTERGLRGCLAINWKMMMTAMAEMRDPIPSLVENFYEKHGIIAVHGKAQFASPDTILVNKKKYQPDRIVIAAGATPRPLDFSGNELLMNTDQFFEIRELPSRIVFIGGGFIAFELSHIAAIAGAQVDVILRSERFLRRFDPSLVECMIEASRDMGVRFHTMMPPSSLKKDRDELVLCAGEDNIEFRADCIVHAAGRIAHVAALNPQKGQLELNQKGGINVNEFMQSTSNPRVYAAGDVVGNTMELTPVASMEGMVVSHNILHGNGERPDYSVVPYTLFTHPPLSTVGLQEEEAQAQKIPYKVYEGSAAGWSEYRRIGERYPSYKVLVSKKDDTILGATMNGHNSEEIINIFAFAMRTKTTVAELNKWLWAYPSFGYTIRYMLK; encoded by the coding sequence ATGACTAAAGTGGAAAAGCCGGATGTTTTCATAATTGGCTCAGGCCCCGCAGGCGGGGCTGTTGCTCGAACTTGTGTAGCTGAGGGGAAGAAGGTTGTTGTGGCTGACTACCAGCCTTTTGGAGGCACATGTCCATTGCGAGGATGTGAACCGAAGAAGTTTCTTTTTGATGTTACGAATGTTGCATTACGTCGTAAGCACATGACGGAAAGGGGGTTGCGGGGCTGTCTTGCTATAAATTGGAAGATGATGATGACAGCAATGGCTGAAATGCGTGACCCTATTCCATCTTTAGTAGAAAATTTTTATGAGAAACACGGAATCATAGCAGTGCATGGCAAGGCTCAGTTTGCTTCTCCTGATACAATTCTGGTTAACAAGAAAAAATATCAACCTGATAGAATAGTCATTGCCGCTGGTGCAACACCGCGTCCTCTGGATTTTTCAGGCAATGAGTTGCTCATGAACACAGATCAATTTTTTGAAATAAGGGAGTTACCTTCACGGATTGTGTTCATAGGTGGTGGGTTTATCGCGTTCGAGTTGTCTCACATTGCAGCAATCGCAGGTGCTCAAGTGGATGTTATCTTACGAAGTGAACGTTTTTTACGTCGCTTTGATCCTTCTCTTGTAGAGTGCATGATTGAAGCAAGTCGTGACATGGGGGTTCGGTTTCATACTATGATGCCGCCAAGTTCGCTTAAAAAAGATCGGGATGAATTGGTGCTTTGTGCTGGAGAAGATAATATCGAGTTCAGAGCAGATTGTATTGTCCATGCGGCAGGACGTATTGCACATGTGGCTGCGTTAAATCCCCAAAAAGGGCAACTTGAATTGAATCAGAAGGGTGGCATAAATGTGAATGAATTTATGCAAAGCACTTCAAACCCCCGAGTCTATGCTGCCGGTGATGTCGTTGGAAATACCATGGAGTTGACTCCTGTCGCATCAATGGAAGGCATGGTTGTTTCGCATAATATTTTGCACGGCAATGGAGAAAGACCAGATTATTCAGTCGTTCCGTATACCCTTTTTACGCATCCACCGTTGAGTACTGTCGGGCTTCAAGAAGAAGAGGCACAGGCACAGAAAATACCGTATAAAGTTTACGAAGGGAGTGCTGCAGGATGGTCTGAATATCGAAGGATAGGCGAGCGGTACCCGTCCTATAAGGTTCTTGTTTCAAAGAAAGACGATACCATTCTTGGTGCAACAATGAATGGACATAATTCAGAAGAGATCATCAACATTTTCGCTTTTGCTATGCGGACCAAAACAACTGTGGCAGAGTTAAACAAGTGGCTTTGGGCGTATCCATCGTTCGGCTATACAATTAGGTATATGCTTAAGTAA
- a CDS encoding lysine exporter LysO family protein produces the protein MKGSLIILSFFIAGCFVGHWDSVPEWLLNDSLSTYTLYALLFLVGMSIGFDSHCWQILRQMHLKVLLVPIAVMLGTAVGSIAAWCLITDMPMRDVLAVGAGFGYYSLSTVIITNLGDPILGSVALLSNIIREIITLLCTPILVRFFGKLAPVASGGATAMDTTLPIIVKFTSERYGIVAVFSGMVLTVLVPFIVTFIMT, from the coding sequence ATGAAAGGTAGTCTTATTATCCTGTCCTTCTTTATTGCCGGTTGTTTTGTAGGACACTGGGATTCTGTTCCGGAATGGCTGCTTAACGATTCCCTTTCAACCTACACACTTTATGCCTTACTCTTCCTTGTAGGGATGTCCATTGGGTTTGATTCCCATTGCTGGCAGATCCTGCGTCAAATGCATCTTAAAGTGCTGCTGGTACCTATTGCTGTTATGCTTGGAACAGCAGTAGGCTCTATTGCCGCTTGGTGCCTGATTACAGATATGCCGATGCGTGATGTACTCGCTGTTGGTGCAGGGTTTGGCTACTATTCACTTTCCACTGTTATTATCACCAACTTAGGGGATCCTATTCTCGGTTCCGTTGCATTGCTCTCGAACATTATACGCGAAATCATCACACTTTTATGTACGCCTATTCTTGTTCGTTTTTTTGGTAAACTTGCCCCCGTTGCATCCGGTGGTGCAACCGCTATGGATACCACCCTTCCAATAATCGTAAAGTTTACAAGTGAACGCTATGGCATCGTAGCAGTCTTTAGCGGTATGGTTTTAACAGTACTTGTTCCATTTATTGTAACGTTTATCATGACGTAG
- a CDS encoding MlaC/ttg2D family ABC transporter substrate-binding protein: MSKTYKRLLSPIISVFIVTLLFASTAFADAKQDAEEALQNAVNEITTTLNNANLDNVTENSVVVSQLEAEILKIFSMEQFSMRTIGRKWNTFTPEQKTKFKDAFIELLKATYFKHVSKYNGQRLDILGSRTNKSGNKVEVRTSVKYKNEDVPVNYRMLREDGKWMVYDVLVEGVSLVKNYRTQFSEILRKGTPDELIAKLQEKAVQVRKQQATAGKK; the protein is encoded by the coding sequence ATGTCTAAAACCTACAAAAGACTTTTGTCGCCTATTATTAGCGTTTTCATTGTAACCCTGCTTTTTGCCAGCACAGCATTTGCTGATGCTAAGCAAGACGCAGAAGAAGCGTTGCAAAATGCTGTAAATGAAATCACAACTACTCTTAACAATGCAAACTTAGACAATGTCACAGAAAATAGTGTAGTTGTATCTCAGCTTGAAGCGGAAATTCTGAAAATTTTCAGCATGGAACAGTTCTCCATGCGCACAATCGGTCGCAAATGGAACACATTCACGCCGGAACAAAAAACGAAATTTAAAGATGCGTTTATTGAACTGCTTAAAGCGACGTACTTTAAACACGTAAGTAAATATAACGGACAACGCCTCGACATCCTGGGGTCCCGAACAAACAAATCCGGAAACAAAGTCGAAGTTCGCACTTCAGTAAAATACAAGAACGAAGACGTACCTGTTAATTACCGTATGCTGCGTGAAGACGGTAAATGGATGGTTTACGATGTACTGGTTGAAGGCGTCAGCCTTGTAAAAAACTACCGTACACAGTTCTCAGAAATCTTACGTAAAGGCACACCTGACGAGCTAATTGCTAAGCTTCAGGAAAAAGCCGTACAAGTACGTAAGCAGCAGGCTACAGCCGGTAAAAAGTAA
- a CDS encoding LysO family transporter, whose product MLITVLCILVGIPLGFLFRNNKHVVDNVNRLTMWSIYALLFMLGVTTGSNETIVTQLGTIGVQAACISTLCVLGSASAVFLLDKFILKGQFDER is encoded by the coding sequence GTGCTTATCACCGTTCTTTGCATACTCGTCGGCATTCCGCTGGGATTCCTGTTCCGTAACAACAAACATGTTGTGGATAACGTTAACCGCCTCACTATGTGGTCAATCTACGCACTTCTCTTCATGCTGGGCGTCACCACAGGCTCAAATGAAACGATCGTCACCCAGTTAGGCACCATCGGTGTTCAGGCTGCATGCATCAGTACCCTTTGCGTTCTGGGCAGTGCCAGTGCAGTTTTTCTGCTTGATAAATTTATCCTGAAAGGACAATTCGATGAAAGGTAG
- a CDS encoding MlaE family ABC transporter permease, with translation MQKQTGIQANPIATLGRSTIDFISSLGEIFLFLLEGVRLIFSSPKQLTKIIRQMYFIGSKSLFVISLIGIFTGMVLGLQGYYTLVKFGSEGLLGAAVSLTLIRELGPVLTAIMITGRAGSSMAAEIGVMRISDQIDALDVMDINPIAYLVSPRIAASILCFPLLTALFDVIGIIGGYLTGVAMLGINSGVYFHRINTSVEMSDINEGFLKALVFGIIVATISCYQGYNTHKRKDSVGPESVSNSTTAAVVLSCVLILVSDYVITSFLL, from the coding sequence ATGCAAAAGCAAACAGGCATCCAGGCTAACCCGATAGCTACGCTGGGACGCTCAACTATCGACTTCATATCTAGTCTGGGGGAAATCTTTCTTTTTCTGCTAGAAGGTGTACGCCTCATCTTCTCCTCACCGAAACAGCTGACAAAAATCATCCGTCAGATGTACTTTATCGGGTCAAAATCCCTTTTTGTCATTTCTCTTATCGGAATCTTTACCGGTATGGTGTTAGGACTTCAGGGATATTATACACTCGTTAAGTTTGGATCTGAAGGTTTACTCGGAGCAGCCGTTTCTCTCACCCTTATTCGAGAACTAGGACCTGTACTGACAGCAATCATGATTACCGGCCGCGCCGGCTCTTCCATGGCTGCTGAAATCGGGGTGATGCGTATCTCTGACCAGATCGATGCACTTGATGTTATGGACATCAACCCAATAGCATATCTGGTTTCACCACGCATTGCAGCCAGTATTCTTTGCTTCCCGCTACTCACGGCACTTTTCGATGTAATTGGAATTATAGGTGGTTATTTGACCGGTGTCGCCATGCTCGGTATCAACTCTGGAGTCTATTTCCACAGAATTAATACCAGCGTTGAAATGTCCGATATTAATGAAGGCTTCTTAAAAGCGTTAGTCTTCGGAATTATTGTTGCGACAATTAGCTGCTACCAAGGATATAACACCCACAAACGAAAAGACAGCGTCGGTCCTGAGAGTGTTTCAAACTCCACAACCGCTGCTGTTGTACTTTCCTGTGTACTCATTCTGGTAAGTGACTATGTAATCACTTCCTTCTTGTTATAA
- a CDS encoding MlaA family lipoprotein, producing MRNGFWLILALLILSSQPVYADGEIPLAMTKDTSVTTPVTPLLYSSATLIAENEVPANDEDEFFDDASDYFDDSEYEIEDSATAVSDPFEGWNRVWFDINDWIYIDVAKPAHRAYRVVVPEPVRETFDNAIVNWFGMPRRFVNALLQAKFALAGIEFSRFVVNTAFGFGGMIDIAKNLKPVIPYTGEKEDFGQTLGVWGVPAGPYLVLPFFGASNFRDTAGLIGEAFLPPSLDPVYLNYGVLAAAQFNVLDKRIVVYENIVGTAVEPYIGLRNAYSQLRKAQIEN from the coding sequence ATGCGAAACGGTTTTTGGCTTATTCTTGCTCTCCTCATTCTAAGCTCACAGCCAGTATACGCAGATGGTGAAATTCCTTTAGCAATGACTAAAGATACCTCTGTAACTACTCCCGTCACTCCGTTACTTTACTCTTCTGCTACGTTAATTGCAGAAAATGAAGTCCCAGCCAATGACGAAGATGAGTTTTTTGACGACGCTTCTGACTACTTTGACGATTCAGAGTACGAAATCGAAGACTCTGCCACTGCGGTAAGTGATCCTTTTGAAGGCTGGAACAGAGTTTGGTTCGATATCAACGACTGGATATACATCGACGTAGCTAAGCCTGCCCATAGAGCATACCGTGTAGTTGTTCCAGAACCTGTCCGAGAAACTTTCGATAACGCTATCGTTAACTGGTTTGGTATGCCGCGCCGATTTGTCAACGCACTCCTACAGGCTAAATTTGCTTTAGCAGGCATTGAGTTCTCACGTTTCGTTGTGAACACTGCATTTGGCTTCGGCGGTATGATCGACATTGCGAAAAATCTTAAGCCAGTTATTCCGTACACAGGTGAAAAGGAAGATTTTGGACAAACCCTTGGCGTATGGGGCGTTCCAGCAGGACCATACCTTGTACTGCCATTCTTTGGTGCATCTAACTTCCGAGATACCGCAGGACTAATCGGTGAAGCTTTCCTGCCACCTTCTCTAGACCCAGTTTACTTAAACTATGGTGTACTTGCAGCCGCACAGTTTAACGTATTAGATAAGCGCATTGTTGTGTACGAAAACATCGTCGGAACTGCCGTCGAACCGTACATCGGATTACGCAATGCATATTCTCAATTACGAAAAGCACAAATTGAAAACTAA